In a single window of the Bradyrhizobium erythrophlei genome:
- a CDS encoding M20 aminoacylase family protein, giving the protein MPIVNRVADLQPDIQAWRRDIHQHPELLYDVHRTAAFVADRLREFGCDEVATGLGRTGVVGVIKGRKPASAGDIRVIGLRADMDALPIEEDTNLAYASKTPGKMHACGHDGHTAMLLGAARYLAETRNFAGDAVVIFQPAEEGGAGAAAMIKDGLMDRFAIDQVYGMHNGPGIPVGSFAIRTGPIMAATDAIDIRIEGLGGHAARPHKCIDSVLVGAQLITALQSIVSRSVDPLESAVISMCEFHAGNARNVIPQTAELKGTVRTLTAEVRELIEKRVREVVAGVAQMTGARIDLTYERGYPVVVNPAAQTEAATQAAREIAGDANVHEMPPLMGAEDFAYMLEARPGAFIFCGNGNSAGLHHPAYNFNDEAIVFGTSYWIKLVENTLAA; this is encoded by the coding sequence ATGCCCATCGTCAACCGCGTCGCCGATCTGCAACCCGACATCCAAGCCTGGCGCCGGGATATCCACCAACATCCCGAATTGCTCTACGACGTGCATCGCACTGCGGCATTCGTGGCTGACCGGCTGCGGGAATTCGGCTGCGACGAAGTGGCGACCGGCCTCGGCCGTACCGGGGTTGTCGGCGTCATCAAGGGCCGCAAGCCGGCCAGCGCGGGCGATATCAGGGTGATCGGGCTTCGCGCCGATATGGATGCGCTGCCGATCGAGGAGGACACCAATCTCGCTTACGCCTCGAAGACGCCGGGCAAGATGCACGCCTGCGGCCATGACGGCCACACCGCGATGCTGCTCGGCGCGGCCCGCTATCTCGCGGAGACCCGGAATTTCGCCGGCGACGCGGTGGTGATCTTTCAGCCGGCGGAGGAGGGCGGCGCCGGCGCCGCCGCGATGATCAAGGACGGGCTGATGGACCGCTTTGCCATCGATCAGGTCTACGGCATGCACAATGGCCCGGGAATTCCGGTCGGCTCGTTCGCGATCCGGACCGGTCCGATCATGGCCGCGACTGACGCCATCGACATCCGGATCGAGGGGCTCGGCGGCCACGCGGCGCGCCCGCACAAATGCATCGATTCGGTTCTGGTCGGCGCCCAGCTGATCACGGCTTTGCAGTCGATCGTGTCGCGCAGCGTCGATCCCTTGGAATCGGCTGTTATTTCGATGTGCGAATTCCACGCCGGCAACGCCCGCAACGTGATTCCGCAGACTGCGGAACTGAAGGGCACCGTGCGCACCCTGACGGCGGAAGTGCGGGAACTGATCGAGAAGCGGGTGCGCGAGGTCGTCGCAGGCGTCGCGCAGATGACGGGCGCCCGGATCGACCTCACTTACGAACGCGGCTATCCCGTGGTGGTCAACCCCGCCGCCCAGACCGAGGCTGCGACCCAGGCGGCCAGGGAAATTGCCGGCGACGCCAACGTGCACGAGATGCCGCCGCTGATGGGCGCGGAGGATTTCGCCTACATGCTGGAGGCGCGTCCGGGCGCGTTCATCTTCTGCGGCAACGGCAACAGCGCAGGGCTGCATCATCCCGCCTACAATTTCAACGACGAGGCGATCGTGTTCGGCACCTCGTACTGGATCAAGCTGGTCGAGAACACGCTGGCGGCGTGA